In the genome of Doryrhamphus excisus isolate RoL2022-K1 chromosome 11, RoL_Dexc_1.0, whole genome shotgun sequence, the window AAGCATAAATCGTTTGAAATTTTGATGCTGCAAAAGTACCTGATCGGGTCTGAAAGAAAGCAAAGACCCCAAGCAAGACGGGCCTTTTGCCACAAGCTGAGAGCAGCAATGGCTCTCTTGAACGTGACAGGGATGGGTCTGTCTCCCAGATGAAACTTACAGAACGGCACACGCCCAGCCTGGGTGTAAGAAGACATCcaattcaagcaaaaaaaaaaaaaacgaagacTTGTGTGCGGGAAAGCAGTTTCAATGTTTCACCTCTTTGAAAGCTTCCCGAAACTCCCCTCCGGGTGCCATTCCGAGTTGCTCGGTGATGTGAGCGGAAACTTTGAGGAGCAGAATCTGCATCAAGCCGGACATTAAGCCATTCTGACggacaaaaaagaacaaaaataaacacatcagcTTCATTGAAGGCACATTTGATATGCAAGATGTCCAGGATGTCCCGTGAAGGCCTCACCTGCTTGATAGCCTGCTGGACCTTATCCAGGTTAATGTCTTTGGCTTCCTTCAGTAATGTATTCTCATCCATCTTCAACATGGACACCCTGTACTGGCACAACTCCACCACGACCACGTCTGGCTGCACAGCACGGATTGTCTGCATGAGGGACAAGAAGAACATCCTGATGATGCCTGGTAGGTGGACATTAGCAGAACTCTTGGATTGAGGACGATTATATCGAACAGATCCTTGTCTCGGCACATAAGGAACACGGACTCAGTGACTTCATACAAAGAAATTGTCTCACCGTGGCCACGTCCCTTTTGCTGCTGTCGCTAAAGTGGGCGGTGCCCACCAGGTACAGAAGACTGCCATCAGGGGACACAAGACGGGTCACCGTTTCCGGCAGCTCCGGTGACGACTGCCGTCGCTGGGCTCGATACTGCCATAGCAACTCCATCGCTTCACTGTCGGCTGGACAGAGATGAGTGACAGTTACCAAGAGTAACACAATttttagattcattcattttctactgtttaattttaattttaattttaattttaattttaattttaattttaattttaattttaattttaattttaattttaattttaattttaattttaattttaattttaattttaattttaattttaattttaattttggtggaattttaattttaattgtggtggaattttaattttaattgtggtggaattaaaattaaaattaaaattaaaattaaaattaaaattaaaattaaaattaaaattaaaattaaaattaaaattaaaattaaaattaaaattaaaattaaaattaaaattaaaattaaaattaaaattttggtggaattttaattttaattgtggtggaattaaaattaaaattaaaattaaaattaaaattaaaattaaaattaaaattaaaattaaaattaaaattaaaattaaaattaaaattaaattttaattttaattttaaaataaaaaaatttaaaaaatttaaaaaattaaaaaaaattaaaaaattaaaaaaattaaaaaaaattaaaaaaattaaaaaaatttaaatttaaaacatttaaaacattaaaaaaaatttaaattgtttttaaaaaattaaaattttaattcaattttaatttttaattttaattgtggtggaattaaaattaaaattaaaattaaaattaaaattaaaattaaaattaaaattaaaattaaaattaaaattaaaattaaaattaaaattaaaattaaaattaaaattaaaattaaaaaaactaacattaaaattttaattcaattttaatttttaattgtggtggaattaaaattttaattcaattttaattttcattttaaaattaaaaaaattaaaaaaattaaaaaaaattaaaaaatttaaaaaatttaaaaaaaattaaaaaattaaaaaaatttaaatttaaaacatttaaaacattaaaaaaattttaaattgtttttaaaaaattaaaattttaattcaattttaatttttaattttaattgtggtgaaattaaaattaaaattaaaattaaaattaaaattaaaattaaaattaaaattaaaattaaaattaaaattaaaattaaaattaaaattaaaattaaaattaaaattaaaattaaaattaaaattcattcattttctaccgctttttcctcacaagggtcacgggggtgctggagcctatcccagctgtctttgggcgagaggcggggtacaccctggactggtggccagccaatcccagggcacatatagacaaacaaccattcacactcacattcatacctatggacaatttggagtcaccaattaacctagcatgtttttggtaatgtgggagtacccggagaaaacccacacatgcacagagagaacatgcaaactccacacagagatgcccgagtgtggaattgaaccccttgtctcctagctgtgaggttcactcgaccgccgtttattattgtggttgcaaATTACAGTGGTAATTATCTTACACAGTCCTGGTGGAAGGCAAGGTGGTGCATCTTCTAAAGGATCTTCTGCCGGTCCCACAGACCCATCCTGTGACCATAAGTGATATAGGACAGTTTCAGTGTAAAATAAGTACTTCCAGTTTGAAGATGAATGCTAGCAAAGCaggtacaccaggggtctcaaactcaatttacttgggggccactggagctcgggtttgggtgagactgggccgcatcaggttttcaaaaaaaaaaaaaaaaacgcatttaataaaaactaaaaaattaataaaattaataaaataattatgatgataatttatttatttattaaatttattaatttattaaaaactaaaaaaataataaaataattctgatgattatttatttattcaatttattaatttattaaaaactaaaaaaattaaaaaaaactttgctttggttccaattttctacaagaaaagctctgataaaacattccactgttctcaaatatcttactttttatttttcatcacaaaataagatgaaaaataaataaacaaatcaagaataaagaaaatcaatcagtaataaataaataaatataataataataataataaaacgtcaaataataaaaacttaagaaagcacatatagttggtgggtagacaaattatttttttcaaattaaaatgaacaaagcattattagagccctgtagacatgacaaaacacgactatagtcacatttatactttttttatttacatcatattgcgcaactgcagcgtcttgagacacatgctaactcgcaaacaagagcgctagcgacctaaacggtagccttcaagttatttcctttaaacttaaatcgccaaaaacttaccacttccacacggatagggaggataactattaacagttatttaacctttaacatgaacattaatcaaacgtaatatttttttttctgggtacatgataccatacagcatccatcgcactaacattacactttcatatcaaggcgggggcctcaaagtagtgtcctgcgggtcacatttagcccgtgggccgcgtgtttgagacccctgagttacACAGTCCCGGCTTGAGAACATCTGTCAAAACacaaccaaaacacacacacacacgtacaaacCTCAGAATTGTTGTCTCGCTCCATGTTCGAAGATGTTCAAACTGTGTGTGATAAGAAAGTAAAATGAATTTGTGTCGGCAAAGTAAAGATGTAAAGAAGCTAGGCTGCGCTGACGTCGCCTTAGCGTAATGACAGTAGTGTTGGCGTGTGTAAACAGCTAACAGTCATTACCGTGGCTAACGTAATGCCACGGAAAAGAATAAAAGGACATTTAAACCATCATGTTGGTGACAGCACGACGACGGATACATTTAACAACCTCATGAATGTGTCAAGAAATACAGAGTTAGCTTAAGGAACTAAAgtagttagctagctaaacaTCCAGCGTATTTAGCTAGCAGGCTGATGACATGCTAATAGCAGCTGGCGAAAAAGTGTCACGTCGTACAAAGAGAAAACAAACCAGtcattaaaaagaataaaagtaTTAATCCGTACATTATTACACATTTAGCAAAATATCTTTACTTAGTGAACAAACCAAGCTTGCTTCTCCTCCACTACCGCAGCGCTCTTCGTCATGTCCTGCGCAATGCATCATGGGCAATGTAGTCACACCAAGCGTTTTCTCAAGaaaatccattttttatttgttttcaatGTAACATTTTACACTTTACAGTCTCTAAATgtaatcaccaaattaaaattaacattaaattttaattttaattttaattttaattttaattttaattttaattttaattttaattttaattttaattttaattttaattttaattttaattttaattttaattttaattttaattttaattttaattttaattttaattttaattttaattttaattgtggtggaattaaaattaaaattaaaattaattgtggtggaattaattttaaaattaaaattaaaattaaaattaaaattaaaattaaaattaaaattaaaattaaaattaaaattaaaattaaaattaaaattaaaattaaaattaaaattaaaattaaaattaaaatttaattttaattgtaaaattaaaattaaaattaaaattaaaattcaattttaattgCTTCTCCTCCACTACCGCAGCGTTCTTCGTCCTGCGCAATGCATCATGGGCAATGTAGTCACACCAAGCGTTTTCTCAAGAAAatccattttaatttattttcaatgtaaCATTTTACACTTTACAGTCTCTAAATGTAATCACCTCTgcacaaaaactttttttaactcGGTGTATTGTGACTCgtgcaacaattttttttattattaaagtgctttttgatcattcatattattaataatattttaattcaaACATGAAGTGGAAACAACAGCCTTCAATaacaaaatgtcattaattTACTGGCTAAGATTTGTGTCTTATACAGTAGATTGTTGCTTTATAACTTCAGTCCTTTTTATTTATCACTATATCTAGTGTATAAAGTGCTAATGTAGCCCTACCGGTACctgaatgtacaaaaaaaaaaacaatgctaataCAGTAGATGTTTTGAATATGGAAAAAAGGCTGAATGTAGTGAACAATTTAAGGTTaggtaacaaaaacatatgtTGCATACCGCTCTATTAATTTCCTTTTATATTGAATACCAGGAAATAATTGAACCGGTGATCCAAATACCATCCTAGTACCCCTATAGTAGTGAAATACACTTATATAGCTAAATTCCAAGTATGTTgcatcatcacaaaaaaaaaatactttcaaacTTTATTCCACTTAGCATTTTTCTCTTTCTCGATTACAAAATAACCACGTATTATTAATGGCGTGCAGGATGTATCATCATCTGTCAATCACAATCTATTTGTGAAGGAATAGCATGGTCATATACAGTACTATGTAGTAAGCGCATACGTTATTGCCACAAATATATTGTGATCTTTTGCATATTACTTCATATTAGATCTCAATGACGGTATTGCGTGAACTACCTGTCTACTTCTAGTAAAGGGACAAAGTTATATCATATGTATTTaacccttttttaaaaaaaaaaaaaactaaaaaaaaaaaacaaacaaaaacataccgCAGTAATTTATGCAGATATGTGTTTTAGAAAGACCT includes:
- the trabd gene encoding traB domain-containing protein, producing MERDNNSEDGSVGPAEDPLEDAPPCLPPGLSDSEAMELLWQYRAQRRQSSPELPETVTRLVSPDGSLLYLVGTAHFSDSSKRDVATTIRAVQPDVVVVELCQYRVSMLKMDENTLLKEAKDINLDKVQQAIKQNGLMSGLMQILLLKVSAHITEQLGMAPGGEFREAFKEAGRVPFCKFHLGDRPIPVTFKRAIAALSLWQKARLAWGLCFLSDPISKEDVEKCKQKDLLEQTMSEMIGEFPALHQTIVAERDIYLTHTLRQATRCVEVPPNAQKVPAVVVGVVGMGHVPGIERNWDEYLNVSEIMSVAPPSQIGWVLRTVMKGVMMGMLGFVCYRAGRSLVRAVLSSSTVRSVVDNLRLSPA